ATCCTGTTTGATGTCCGTGTCATTTAATGATCAGAAACTCCTCTGAAGTCAGACTGTTGAGACGGTGAACGACTTACTCCatctgaagagaaacaagagtTTTCGAACTGAACCGATTTACAGATTTTACAACTTTAACTTGATTTACGTTCGATTTTCACCGTGTTGTCTACACCTGATGGCTTGTACCGTAATGTGTGATTAGTGATCAGAGGAagtgacgtgtgtgtttgtcctcccCGCGATGCACAAAATGCAAGCAACACAGAGCCGTTTCGCCTGGTCCCTGTTAGCCCTCCCTCGCGGCCGCATCAGGTCCCGAGATCGCAGTGTTCGGGCCAGCACAATGCTGCTTACAGCCCTTGCTCTTGGATTGAATTATTAAGTTTTCACtgataatttattcatttatactTTGTCCAGAATAACGTTTATAATAAGcataatattttaaattatatcaTATTGAAAAGCTCTTAAAAATCTTCGATTATACTTAATGACCCCTGCAGGAATTCTAATCAATATAATGTATCAAAAACCTGtatgtttgattaaaaaaaataaacaacatctATGGCTAGTTTACTTGGCTTTAATGAGGCTCAGTCTATAGTACATGTTCGCTGCCCATTCAGCTGAGTAAACATGTTCTGTGTTTGTCACTGACAATGTTCACTCAGTGAATGCAGACAATTGATGCGCTCTGACAGCTGGAGTGGAAAGAGCTCGGCACATCAATGAGACCAAACTCTCTCTTGTTTTCACGGAGATTTAAACATCATAAACAATTTGTGATATCTCCAAAGTGATGGTCAAGTATGAGGCCAGACTCTGTGATAAGGAAGTGTCAAGCTAATTATTTCCTGTATTCTCTTCTACAGACCGTCATAATGGACAAGATTTTGGAGGGCCTCGTGAGCTCCGATCACTCTGTTCTAGTGAAGAGGGCCATTGTGAAGAAGGTAGTGgaagctgcagagaaagaggTGAACGAGGAGCAGTGTCGGGCGCTGTTTACTCTCACCACCCGCCTCATCTTGCTTGGTGAAGATGCCTTCCAGAAGCAGATTGGCTTCCAGGTTTTGGAAGCCTATGCGCGTTACCACCGCCCAGAGTTTGAGTGTTTCTTCAGTAAAGACTTTGTCCTCGGTCTTCTCCAGCAGGGCTATGGCCCGCTGAGCAACAGAGACCCAATCATAATAGAACACATCCACTGCTGCCTGCGGCTACTCATCAGCTGCCCGTCGGTGCTGGAGATCTTCAGCATGATCCAGGTGGAGGTCTTAAGGATGGTGTGTGAGCGTCCGGAGCCAACTGTTTGTGCCCGCCTGAGCACCATGCTGTCGGACTTTGTGCAGTGCATCCCCAGGGATAAGTCAGGCGTTCTGTTTTGCCAGCAGCTGGTCAGGACCATCAGTTACTTCCACTGCTTCTCCAGCCAAGAGCGAGAGCTGAGAGAGTATGTGGGTCAGGTGACTAAGGTCAGCACGCTGCTGCAGAACATCTGGAAGGCTGACCCCGCCACACTGCTTCCCTCACTGCAGGAAGTCTTTTCCATTATCTCCTCCACAGGTGAGACTCATTCTGTCTATAATACATGGGGATGCAGTTTAATGAGACAGAAACATccatcttattattattattattgttgacaCACGGGTTATTTTAATGTGGCGACTCAAGTCGTAATTTTACAAAGATGTAGTTAAGTTCAGACTATTTCAGTTAAAAGCTGAAATTCAGCTGCCGACCTTATATTAATGGTGCATTTTAGTGATAGTGTCCTGAGCGTACTGtgcagtgttgttgttgttgagtgaCTGAACTGTGAAGCAGCACAAGATAAACATCGGGCTTCAGTTACAATGAAAGTCACACTGACAGCATGTGACAGTGAGCGGTGCGAGCAGAGCCGGTGCGGGTTAAAGGGTCATTCTCCCTCGATTTCAGTGAAATTGCTGCAATTGTAAAGGTTTTTTTAAAGTGGAGATTTCTAAAGTTATTCATTAATAAACTGTTAAAGcattacaaatgttttaatgttaaaatagGCCTAATTTCGTTGAAGTGCAGCTCTATTATGTGAGAAGAAATGTAGTCTCAATCTATATTGTCAGATACTCACAGACCTTGGATCAGGGTTAGGGGCTTAATCAAGACGTCCCAACGGAAACGATTGTCAAATGCTTTGACCAGGGATCGATAAAGCAACAATAACTACTTAAAGTACAACATAACCAGCCCTGCTGTgaatacaaaaactgtgaagCTTAAAGAATCAACCGTTAAGCTGAGGCCTTAGTTTGTGGTGGTCTTGCACTCCGTAGTACAAATCaaaaatgttcatgtttgtACGGCACTTTCTGTCCattgagagaaaaagaaaatgtactgttgtgtgattgtgtttcacTTTGATTGTGGCTTGAATCTCGCAGACCCTTCCTTTGAGCCAGCCATCGCCCTCGCCAGCCTGGTCCAGCACATCCCGGTCCAGATGATCACGGTGCTCATCAAGAGCCTCACCACAGACCAGAATGTCAAAGACGCCAGCATGACTAAAGCCCTCTGCAGGTTAGCTCACACATTgtcagctgtggctgagggtagagtggtcgtcctccaacctgaaggtcggcggttcgatccccagtctgacccatctgcatgctgaagtgtccttgggcaagatgctgaaccccgaatgcccccccatagtatgaatgtgtgtgtgaatgggtgaatgtaaaactgtactgtaaagagctttgagtggtcatcaagactagaaaagcgctatataaatacaaaaccatttaaccaTAACCATTTATTTAAGCTGGATGTTTGTAGTGTTTTTGTTGCATCACTAAATTGAACATTGTCGCTCAAGTATAGCAAACTATACATGTATTTAATGTCTCCGTTGTGCTCAGTATATACACTCAACACCatcttcttctgtctgtctAGGATGATTGACTGGCTCTCTTGGCCTCTGGCCAATCACGTTGACACTTGGGTCATCGCTCTGTTGAAAGGACTCGCTGCAGTTCAGAAGTTCACTATCCTTATCGATGTCACTCTGCTCAAGATTGAACTGGTTCGTCAAGTCCTCGTTTTAATGTATTGATGCCCTCAGGAAGGAGAAAATGTAGTGCttgtttaaatcttttaatGACATAAAGATGTATTTTTAATCCACAGGTATTCAGTCGTCTGTGGTACCCTATAGTGCGGCAGGGGGCCCTAACCGTGCTCTCTCATATGCTGCTGAGTTTCCAGCACTCTCCTGAGGCCTTCCATTTGGTAAGGGATCTCCTGTCTCCGCACAGCCCATTTCCCTCTCAAATGGCCGGCCACTGACTGTATCGGTTTTCTCATTTTTTGGTTTAAATTACTTCAAAGCTGCACAGACTTATCCGAGAACCCAAGGCCTGACTTTGCTCCACCATTGAGGACATGTGATACACTAAAATGATGACCAATGCCTTGAGTTGGCCTATTAGAATccataaaacatgaaatgaataaaaataatcagaaaatGAGACTGAATTCTCTGTGGGGTTCCTTATGTGCAACTTCCCTCTGGCTGACAGCACTGCAGATTTGTGTGATTAATATAAGTAGTAGCTTCTACTGCTTTCAACACCACAGTGTCCTTATTCTTCTCTTCCCCTTCATCCCTCACTTTCTTAGGTTGTTCCACATGTGGTGCATCTAGTCCAATCCTTAAGGACAGATGGTCTCCCCACCAGTAAAGCTTTCCTGGTGCAGTTCACGGAGCTCATACACTGCATGATGTACCAGTACTCCGGCTTCCCTGACCTCTATGACCACATACTAGAGGCCATCAAGGTAAAATAGTGCAGAACACCTCATGCAGCAATATttctaaaatatattaatttgtgTTCTTCATTGAATAAATAACCAAAACCTGCATTATTTGTTGTCAATTTCCAACACGGAATTTCCAGAGTACCCTTTGTGTTATGTATcttatacattatttaaatttgttcTGTCAGGATCTCCCAAACCCCGGCGAGGAGAAGATAAAACTGGTGTTGAATCAAAGTGCCTGGACGTCTCAGTCCAACTCATTTGTGTCTGGTCTACTGAAGCAAGCTGGGAAGTCTGAGACGGGTAAGACAGGCCTGGTCAACCTGGGGAACACCTGTTTCATGAACAGCATCATCCAGACCCTCTTCATGGCCACAGAGtgagtatgcacacacacacacacaccatgcacatgtacacaccCTTTCTATGTAACATGGGATTGATTATGACTTTTTCTCAGTTTCAGGAGGCAGGTTTTATCATTACATCTGAACGGTTCCAACACAGTGATGAAAAAGCTTCAGTTGCTCTTTGCTTTCCTTGCGCACACACAGGTTAGTGTTGCCTCTGCATAACAGATTTATACCACATATTGTTACTTGTGGATCGTAAAGGTGGTTGACAATgagactctgtgtgtttgtgtgcgtgtgtcctgTAGAGGGCAGCATATGCTCCCAGAAACTTCTTGGAAGTGTCTCGGCCTCCCTGGTTCAACATGGGCTCTCAGCAGGACTGTTCTGAGTACCTCAGGTTCCTTCTAGACAGGTACTGTAGCCTGGACTAATCAATCCCAGTAAGACTATGTGAAGTTTATGCATCAGTTTAGATAAAACCGAATAGATTCCAATGCTTTTCTTGTATTGCCAAATGAATAGACATTATACAAAGTTTGGATATACATTAATTATGTTAATTTTTATGTTAATAATTATTCATGTTTTGAACTTTAGGCATTTTAAGTGTATTACTGGAGCTTACTAGTGTAACGTATGTTGTCTCAAGAATGAAATGATATGACTCTTTGAGAAAGATTGGCCTGGCGATGATTGGTTCCTGTCTCCTGGTCTCAAGGTTGCATGAAGAGGAGAGAACAATTCAGGTCCTGGAATCAGCTAAGCCAAAGGTTGCCTCCCCTGTCGACACAAGCAGCAAAGACCCAACAGATCTGACTTCTCCAGAGGAGGGCGAAGAGTTGCCTTCGGCTCCTGCAGACACCAAACCTGAGAATGATGGGAAGACTTTGATAGAGAGGATGTTTGGTGGGAAGCTGGTCACAGGCATTCGCTGTACACAATGCAACTGCATCTCTGAGAAAGAGGAGCCTTTCAGTGACCTCCCATTGGCCTTTTGTCCCTCTGCCACCTCTCTGAATGGCCCTCAGCCTTTTGGGCCCCAGGAGGAGCCCAAGGTTCTCTGTCAGGGATCTGTTAATGGTGGCAGTGAGATTCTTGAACCAGGCAAATCCCCGGCTAGCAATGTCCCTTTGACGCCAGTGACAAATGAGCCTCCCCTCTCTGTGCCGGACCTGGTGAACTATTTTTTGGCCCCAGAGACCCTAGATGAAGACAATGCCTATTTCTGTGAGAAGTGTAGCTCCCTCCAGCGGGCAGAGAAGACCTTGAAAGTGGTGTCAGCACCCGAGTACTTGATCCTCACTCTGCTGCGATTCTCTTACGATGCTAAATGCCACGTCCGGAGGAAGATTCTGGAAAACGTGACCATCCCATCTCTAATGAGACTTCCAGTACATCCCCCTTCAATGACACGGCcttcttccacctcctcttctctgcaaGTGGATTCTCCTGAGAGCAGTGAGAATCTGGCCAAGAAACTCAAACCGTctcaaagagaggaggaggaagaggagaaggagaggattGATGGACTAGAGCAGACAAATGGAGAAGGAGAAATGCCAGTGTTGTCCGTGCCCTATGTCCTCAGCTCAGTGGTGATGCATTCTGGTATATCATCAGAGAGTGGCCACTACTACTCTTACGGCCGTAACCTCAGCGGAACAGATGCATCGCAGCACCCAGCCAATCACTTTGCCCTCCATGATAATTTGGGGAACGGCCAGGCCGAGTGTGACCTCTCCACTTGCTCAGCTCTCTCAGTTCCATCCGAACAAGGAGACACAGTCCCTACGAGTGTCCAGGAAGCGAAGGATTGGCTGCTGTTCAATGACAGCAGAGTGACATTCACCTCCTTCCAATCAGTGCAAAACATTACTAATCGCTTCCCCAAGGACACAGCTTATGTGCTTATGTACAGAAAACAGGAGCTACAAGGGCAGAACATAAATGGGGGACCCGCAGCAAATGGAATGAGATTGAGTGCTGAGCCTCCCCTGCAGAAAGACCTGCTGGATGCTATTATCAAGGACAACAAGCTGTATTTACAGGTAAGTGAAGGTGAACAAAAGAAACGATACCGCTCCCTCAGCCTTGTCGTACACGTCTAAACTATCAGTGTCCATAAATCATACCTGCTAAGACTTCCATGGATATTCTGACCTATTTTTAACGCATGTCATGCATTGacttaaaacattattactgCTAACCTCCTAAGTGTGCGGTTATTATGAAAGTCAGGCATTGTACAAGATTCTCTCAGGTGGAAAATGGCTGAGAGCAAACAGAACGTTCACTTACAGATAGCTAAGGGTtagaatatcattttttttttttactgcacttGAAGCCAAATCTGAACTGTCCCGTTAAGATGTGAAGTGTAATTTCACGAGTCACTGAACTGTGCCATGTTTGGTTGACATTCCACCACGCTTGCATAAGTGACCAAAGTGAATGACCTCTAGAGGGTGCTGTAACAATGTAAATGTCCGTCTCAGAGAGCTGCATAGATGCATTTGGCACGTATGCATATTTTTAGCAGTTGAGAAATAGGCCGATGTGTAAAAATGTCTCTTTCCTTCATGATGTCAACAGGAACAGGAGCTCAATGCTCGGACCCAGGCTCTGCAGGCCCCTTCATCGTCCTGTTCATTCAGGCCCAACGGTTCAGATGACAATAACCCACCAGGGAGCTGCGGCccatctggtggaggaggaggaggaggaggagggggtttcAATACCATTAGCAGACTGGTGTTCTGAACCAAATAAACGCAGCAGGAAACCCACATGAACTGACACTAGGGAGGCCCTGGACTCTTGTGCACATAACCTCTGACAGAGAGCACTGAGATGATCTAAGAACAATCTTAATCAAGCATTGAGTATCTGTGCTGGTTCTGATCATAGATTTGATTTTGACTTGAATAGTTTTTACACCACTGTACCATGGTCagcatttaatattttattttttatttattcagggtTAGGTTTTGGTGATTTCATTATTGTAGTCTTCCATTGATAAAACAATTGGTAGAAAACACCCATTGATTGAAGTGTTTTCTCCCTTAATTTATAGAAATTTGCCAATATATACAGTTACACTATAGAAGTACATTGATGGAAATGTACACATCTAGAACATACTCTTGTTAACTGGCTTGTATTTATGACAAAGAATAACACATCCAATTGTAAGATGGGTCTTCTGATCGGTCAGATTTCTGAACAAACTTTGTTTACTTTTCTGATTTGCAGGGAGCTATCAAATGCTGCGGAGTTTTACTTAAATATTttcgtttttgtgtgtgttttataggtTTGATATGCCATgcaataaatgtaaatacaacCTAAGTATCATTTCTGAATATTcatgagataaaaaaatatataagaaaaGTGAAAACTGGGAAAATGTCCAAGTTAAGGCATTTTCAGTAAGAATATTTAAAGCTGTTTCCATGCTCTCAGCTAGTGGGATTTACAGAGGATTAAAAAGTCCTTGTTACAACAGGTTACTGTCTGACAACATATTGTAATGTCATTCCCCTGATTTGATCATTCAGGGAGACTTTTGTGTTCATGCAGATTTTTATGTGCCTTTTGATATTTAATGCAGACTTTGAAGAAGTGATCTGAATTTACAACCTCAGCTGTACTGTGTTAATATTCATAATGGCTTCACCTTTCCCTCCagtaaaaactcaaaaaacaaggaaaacaaatcagtgtTTGTCGTATTGTCTTTGTctctacaaaaaaaacaacgtcCCAGTTATTTAAAGTTGTATCAGTGGGTAGATGGTGAGGACTGAACTGATGTGATATTAAATACATGGCAGGACAAATGGTAAAATAAGAAATGGAAGACAGTATACAAATGTTCAACTGAGCCGTGGAAGGCAGCAAGTGGTTTCCGGAAAATCATCCCTGTGGTAGTGAACCAAACAGTCAAGCTCCTGTATTCGAGCTCAGCTTTACCTAAATGACCCTATTACCTACTTTCCATATTTCAGCATTTCTACTGCAGAAACTTTACTGACCACTAGGAGTCCCCAATTAATCTGAACCACTTTACATGCTCCGCAGTTAAAATAAACTTGATTGTAAAAGTATAAagataacacaaataaatatataaggaaGTACTTCAATAACTGTATACACAATAAGTGACTGATAAGTAAATTAATATATGAATGTTTCACAATATATTCAGGTGCtatgataaatatgaaatcatttCACAGTGTTTTAAGGTGAACTTATGAATATCTTAAATAAACATGGCAAATACATGTAGTTATTGAGAgagatgtatttatatatatatatatatatatatatatatatatatatatatatatatgtttctgCTGAGTGAATCATGACTTGCATACTTATTCTTCCATTTGTGGTTTTGATTGCGAAATATTTTTGCACAATTGCATATATGGAATAGGCAAACCAGTGACTGAAAGGGGAACTGGGAAATCACCGATCCCTGCTTATTATTAATCCTACAGTCATGGGCAAATAAAAGTCCAACTAgggcaacaagttatttgaaacaATGCTGTTTTTACTCAATTGCAATtttacaggagaaaaaaaacccaGCAGTAGCACCAAAGCTTTCAAAgggcatttgaaaaaaaaaatcaatgactCTAAATTATTAATCAACTGAACCATTAGATTTTTGTTGAAAATCTTCCCTCCCGGGAATAATATATTACATTGTCTCTTTAAATCTTATGTCACATTAGGATTCCGTAATGTTtacaaatgttttcatctggTGCTGGCCCAAAGGAGTTATGCACTAAAACTCAGATATCATCAGCTAACAAGAATGCTGTTTGGCCCACGTATAGACAATATTTTTGCACCAGTGAAACACAAGAGGAGACAACGTGAAACAAAGAAAcagcttcacacaaacacacagtgtcacaGAGGTAGCAATGTAAAAGTCTGGTGCAGCGAGAACATGGCCGGATCTTGTGTGCATCTGAAGTTGTAACACTGCAGATTAGAGCTTAATAGATAATTAAGTGGAATTGGTGTATTGCGTCCTGAGCCTTTAATTGCTCCCTGTTTCTTCATCAGTAGCGAGGCTGTAGAGGGAGGCTGTGGGCCTGTGCAATGGAAAAGTCATTAATCATAGAATAACAGGGAACATCCTTTGGGGGGAAGTGTTTACCATTACAATAGCATTCCAATAAGATTCCTCGGATACCAATCTGAGTCCAGGAGAAACATGTCTCAGTGGATGAGACCAGTTTTAGATGCTCTGGTGAGCTTGGGAGATCGATCAGGTTTTGGAAGCCAGATCAATACCAGGATTGCAAGTGTAACCTTTTTCTTTACGTTAACCAGTTTGGTGTCGGACAATCCAACCAGTATTGGTACATGCGATGTTCTCTCTTAGGATacagttcaaatgaaaacagcattaataataataacaaaataagtTAAATTAGGAATATGGTGCTTGTAGTTACATGGTCATGTTGATAAACAGGCCAAAACGCACTGTATTTGTAAAATCTGTCTTTTAAATCTTTtgtaaagacacatttttttcGTGTGCTTTCTCAGGACTTGAGGTCTGAATTCACCTTTAATTgcttatgtttgtttatttaattttaacagactgttttgttgttttccttatgttttattttattttattgtcagtCTTTTCTCATCCATAATATCTTTAGTCTTGTATCTGTGCTCCACCACTGTGTGATCACCGGCTTTTGGTTTGTATTGTTTGCTTCAGTGGTTGTTTCCtatatttttggctttaaaTTGTTCGTTTTTTGACTTGTAAAGCAGTTTGTAATTGTTTATCATTATTGATAATAtagcaacaacagcaacaacatcaacaacaataataataacaccgATACATTTCATAAAATACACCTGTGAGTAGGTCAGTTGGTCCAGTGTCATCATTCAAACTGCACATTCTATGTGGGGGGAGTTTCCTCCAGAATACATGTGTCATTGTGGATTCTGTAGTTCAGCCATGTCATGATTTGTTGggaccttcactcaggagctgATTATTTTCTTCGTCTGAGAGAACTTTTATAAAAGCTGTATTTCGCTGTGTTTCACCACCGCTCAGCCCCTGAACCCTGCCTCCACTGGTGTTCAGGGACGGGACACAGCGGGGGTTGGACTACATGTCCCACGGAGCAGGGAACTACACTTTTCCCGgctcgcctcctcctccacaccagTGGTTATTCCAACAGAGCTAGACAGATACAACTTCCGACTGCGACCTTCAGAACAAATGTCCCCTTGACGATGGAAGGGGTTGTGCCTCGTGCATGAAAAGACAATTACACAAGTGTGCGTAAATAAATGAGCTTgcgatttaatattttatttattaaaaattgtTCTATCAACATATTGATTCGGTTATTTACTTAATTATTTTCTACATTGATTCATAAATACATTGatctattatatttgtattcatacaCAAATAGACGTACAAACAATTGTAGCAATACATATGAgaaggcttttatttttattctaaataaataaatagattaataaatgtgattaaaagttTATTATATCAaaattattattgatatttatgatattttgtattgtatttactTTTTTGTAAACATCTTTTTAATTGAGCCATTCATCTGAAATGTTGAGCTAACTAACATATTGCTGGATATTGAAGGCTTTTATTATGAAATCAACATTGATTCAGACTCAGCGTTCAAATAACATACAAAACTAAATTTactgaaattaaaaaatgtaaaagtgaaaacttatatatatatataaatttagaCTGGTAACACAAAACAGTTCCAGTCGTTCCATTGACCTTGTGCTAACttacatttgacaataaaaactTGAAACTCAAGAACTAGCGAATCGGTGAGTGTCTTtccctttattttgaaagcggAGCCACCCTCGCTTCCCGTGCTTCTCCCTTCGCGAGCCGCGCCAGCTTGACGCCGCCATGTTCCAAAGGAGGGTGAGTTCAGGGAGAGACGGAGCCACCCTGTCAATCACCATGAAGGAGCCATGGCAGTGAAGAGACGGTGAATCCGGTAGTTTCTGTAGTTTCCTCTCGCTCCGGGGACCAGGTGAACTATGTTGCGGGTCACTGCGGGACACCCACCACTCCTCTTATCGCCAACCGGGAATCGCTCCACTTTGACGGGAACCAGCACAAGGCGACGcatataacaacaacaacaaaaagaagaagaagaagaaaaaaacttcaGCTGGCTTTCTCTCTTCGTGTTCCAGTTTGGACACAACGCACAAGTCACGGCGGGTGTTCGCACTGAAGGCGGCGCCTCGGAGGTTCGAACCCGCTCCGCGCTCAGGACGCGGCCGCTTATTTGACTCCAACTCGTGGGAAATCTGGTCCGTGCATTTCAGAGCCTCGGCCGTGTCGGTGAGTTGGACTTCTCGAAGGAGTGACGCTGTTTACCCAGGAAGGGAAAAGCAACTTTTGAAACGTCCCAGTGTCCCACTCTgagcttttccttttcttcttcttcttg
This is a stretch of genomic DNA from Pleuronectes platessa chromosome 3, fPlePla1.1, whole genome shotgun sequence. It encodes these proteins:
- the usp38 gene encoding ubiquitin carboxyl-terminal hydrolase 38, translated to MDKILEGLVSSDHSVLVKRAIVKKVVEAAEKEVNEEQCRALFTLTTRLILLGEDAFQKQIGFQVLEAYARYHRPEFECFFSKDFVLGLLQQGYGPLSNRDPIIIEHIHCCLRLLISCPSVLEIFSMIQVEVLRMVCERPEPTVCARLSTMLSDFVQCIPRDKSGVLFCQQLVRTISYFHCFSSQERELREYVGQVTKVSTLLQNIWKADPATLLPSLQEVFSIISSTDPSFEPAIALASLVQHIPVQMITVLIKSLTTDQNVKDASMTKALCRMIDWLSWPLANHVDTWVIALLKGLAAVQKFTILIDVTLLKIELVFSRLWYPIVRQGALTVLSHMLLSFQHSPEAFHLVVPHVVHLVQSLRTDGLPTSKAFLVQFTELIHCMMYQYSGFPDLYDHILEAIKDLPNPGEEKIKLVLNQSAWTSQSNSFVSGLLKQAGKSETGKTGLVNLGNTCFMNSIIQTLFMATDFRRQVLSLHLNGSNTVMKKLQLLFAFLAHTQRAAYAPRNFLEVSRPPWFNMGSQQDCSEYLRFLLDRLHEEERTIQVLESAKPKVASPVDTSSKDPTDLTSPEEGEELPSAPADTKPENDGKTLIERMFGGKLVTGIRCTQCNCISEKEEPFSDLPLAFCPSATSLNGPQPFGPQEEPKVLCQGSVNGGSEILEPGKSPASNVPLTPVTNEPPLSVPDLVNYFLAPETLDEDNAYFCEKCSSLQRAEKTLKVVSAPEYLILTLLRFSYDAKCHVRRKILENVTIPSLMRLPVHPPSMTRPSSTSSSLQVDSPESSENLAKKLKPSQREEEEEEKERIDGLEQTNGEGEMPVLSVPYVLSSVVMHSGISSESGHYYSYGRNLSGTDASQHPANHFALHDNLGNGQAECDLSTCSALSVPSEQGDTVPTSVQEAKDWLLFNDSRVTFTSFQSVQNITNRFPKDTAYVLMYRKQELQGQNINGGPAANGMRLSAEPPLQKDLLDAIIKDNKLYLQEQELNARTQALQAPSSSCSFRPNGSDDNNPPGSCGPSGGGGGGGGGGFNTISRLVF